GCGACACCCAAGTGCGCTGCGGACACCCGAACGGGCTGGCGACACCGGGATTCTGGCGTCGCCAGCCCGTTTGCGTGACACAGATCGACCTGGGAGTCGCTGGTCCGATTCGGCGTCGCCCGCCCGTCATACAGCGCATCAGTATCCACGCCGTCGATACACTCACGTCATGAGCGAGCTCCCCTCACACTCCGTCACGCTGCGGTTCCTGGCCTCCCCCACCGACGTCGGACACAGCGGGTCCGTCGACGCCGGCACAGTCCTTGAGTGGGTGGACAAGGCGGCGTACGCGGCAGCTGTCGGCTGGTCGAAGTCCTATTGCGTCACGGCATATGTCGGCAACATCCATTTCGCCGACCCCGTGAACAGCGGAGACATGGTCGAGGTGGAAGCGACCATCGTCTACACGGGCCGCTCTTCCATGCACATCCGGACCACCGTGTCCTCAGGCGATCCCAAGGGCGGTCCGGCCACGATGCGCAGCCAGTGCCTGGTGATCTTCGTTGCTGTCGGCGCCGACGGCCGCCCCGTTCCAGTCCCCCAGTTCGAGCCGTCGACGCCGGAGGAAATCGAGCATCGTGACAACGCCCTCGCGCGGATCGCCGTGCGGGAAAAGATCGTCGAAGCGATGAACGCACAGGAATATACCGACGCCGGGACGGCCGAGCGCGTTGTCCTCCGCTTCATGGCGGCTCCCACCGACGTGAACTGGGGAGGGAAGGTCCACGGCGGCATCGTCATGAAGTGGATCGATGAGGCCGCCTACGTCTGCGCTTCCCGCTATTGCGGCAAGGACACCGTGGCGGTGTTCTCCGGCGGCGTGCGGTTCTATCGCCCGCTCTTGATCGGCGACGTGGTGGAAGTAGAAGCCCGGCTCGTCTACACAGGGCACAAAGGCATGCACATAGCCGTCCATGTCCGCTCCGGAAACCCCAAGAGCCGTGAGATGAACCTGACCACCTACTGCCTCACGGTCATGGTGGCCAGGGACGAAACCGGCACGTCCGTTCCGATCCCGCACTGGGAACCGGAAACCGGCGAGGACCGGCGCCTTCACGCCCACGCCCGCGAATTGCTGGAAATCCGGGGACGGGCCCCCGGAAACCGGATGCCGGATCATCTGCTCAACGGCGGTTAGGCGTTCCTTCCGGGTCTGGCGCCGCGAAGTCCGGGGCGGGAAGATGTCCTCATGTTGGCTGAGGAATGGTTCAACGCACTCATCGACGAATTCAGGGCCGTCCCGGGTGTGAGCGTGCCCGGCGAACCGGGACAGCATGGATTCGGTTCCTCGGCATTGAAGGTTCACGGCTCGATTTTCGCGATGGTTTCGGGTGGCAGGCTTGTTGTGAAGCTGCCACGAGATCGGGTCAGTGCCCTGATCGGGACCGGAGCCGGGGCGCCGTTCGACGCCGGAAAGGGGCGTGCCATGAAGGAGTGGCTCACGGTTATGGCCGACGATCAGGAGTCAAGGCTCACCCTCGCCCGTGAAGCCCTGGACTTCGTTGGATCTGCGCACCACTAGGCAACCCGCCATAAAAGTCATCCCGCCGGGCGCTAGAACCCGCCGCCGCCCGTCTCGCCCGCCATATTGGCGAAGCGGGAGTAGTGCCCCTGGAAGGCAACCACGATGTCCTTGGTGGGACCGTTGCGGTGCTTGGCGATGAGGATGTCGGCCTCGCCGGCGCGGGGGGATTCTTTGTCGTAGACGTCTTCGCGGTGGAGCAGGATGACCATGTCGGCGTCCTGCTCGATGGAACCCGATTCACGGAGGTCCGAGACCATGGGCCGCTTGTCCTGGCGCTGTTCGGATCCACGGTTGAGCTGCGAGAGCGCGATGACCGGAACCTGCAGCTCCTTGGCCAACAGTTTGAGGGCACGCGAGAATTCGGAGACTTCCTGCTGGCGGGATTCCACCTTCTTGCCGGAGCTCATGAGCTGGAGGTAGTCGAGGATCACCAGCTTGAGGTCGTGCTGCTGCTTCAGGCGACGGCACTTGGCCCTGATTTCCATGAGGGACATATTGGGGCTGTCATCAATGAACAACGGCGCATCGTTCATGCGCCCCATCGTGGTGGCGATCTTGGACCACTGCTCGTCCTTAATGGTGCCCTTGCGCAGGTCCTGGAGGCCAATGGTGGCTTCCGCGGACAGCAGGCGCATCGCGATTTCGTTGCGTCCCATTTCCAGGGAGAACATCACGGTGGCGAGGTTGTGCTTGATGGCAGCGGAACGGGCGAAGTCAAGCGCGAACGTGGACTTACCGACGGCGGGGCGCGCGGCGATGACGATCATCTGGCCCGGGTGCAGGCCGTGGGTGAGCTCATCGAGTTCATAGAACCCGGTGGGGACACCCGTCATGCCTTCGCCGCGATGGCCGGATGCCTCGATCTCGTCAACGGTGGATTCCATGACGTCCTTGAGCGCCACGTAGTCTTCCGCCGTGCGTCGTTCGGCCACGGCATAGATCTCGGCCTGGGCCTGGTTGACGAGGTCTTCGACCTCTCCATCCTGGCCGTAGCCCATCTGGACGATCTTGGTGCCGGCGTTGACGAGTCGGCGCAGGACCGCTCGCTCAGCCACGATTTCGGCGTAGTAGCCCGCGTTGGCCGCCGTGGGCACGGTCTGGATGAGCTCGTGCAGGTAGGCAGGGCCGCCGATCCTGTTGATCTCGCCGCGTTTGGTCAGCTCATCGGACACTGTGACGGCATCGGCAGGTTCGCCGCGGCCGTAGAGATCGATGATCGACTCGTAGATCGTCTCGTGGGCCGGGCGGTAGAAGTCATGGCCGCGGACAATTTCCACGACGTCGGCAATGGCGTCCTTGGACAACATCATGCCGCCCAGAACCGACTGCTCAGCGGGAATGTCCTGGGGAGGTTTGCGGCTGGCGTCCGATGTCCGGCCGCCCTCGATCGAATCCAAGTGCGTAACTGACAAGCCGTCCTCCATTGTGTACCGCGCAGATAACTGTTCCCGGCGGTGCGGTAGGCCAATGCCCAGGTGTGGGTTGCTCCGACCGCGCCGTTTATGCCGGCTGGTCCAAACTGTTCCGTAGGGCACCGACAATTTTGGTTCCCCGAGATTTCCACAACTTATCCACAGACAGGTCCGCGGGCGCGCTGCTTTTCGACGGCACCGGGTGTCGTCCACAAGAAACAGGGGTTTTCCAAGTACCTAAAGCAGGTACTCAGCCACGTTAGCCCTGCTTTTCCGAGGCACCAAGCCGGGCCTGTGGATAAAGTGTGGAATACGCACCCCTACTTGTGCACAGTCTGTGCATGACCCTGTGGAAAGAGAAATTCTTTTTGCGGCAAATAGGCCCTGAGCTGGGAAAACGTTCTTCGTGCCATGTGGATCAAAAGTATTTTCTTCAGGGGATCATCCACAGGCCGATTCACTCAATCCGCGCCGTTCCCTTCGTGCAAGCGTCCGGGGAGGGATAAATATGCCGAAAATGTGATACTCCCCACAATCTCTCCCGGAATTTGACAGCCGGCTCTCAGAAGCTATGCCGGAGCAGGAATGTGCTGTGGATAACCGCGTTCTGACATAAGCTCTAGGTATGGGTTTCACCATTGGGGATGTACTGCTGGTCGCAATGCCCGTTGTCATCCTTGTGGCTGTGATTTGGGCCCTGACGGCGGCATTCAAGCCACGCAACTCAGGGCTGTCCGACGCCGAGCGCTACCAACGTGAGCTGGCCGCCCGCTCGGCAGCCCACCAGGCCGCCCAAGTGCAGGCGGCGACGGCGGCAAGGGCCCGTATCGATGCGTCCACCAGGCCGAGCCAAAACGCCCAGCAACAGTCCCAGCAGGACAGCCAGTCGCGGGCCGCGCTCAGGGCGCAAGCCGGGGCCAGCCCGGGAGTCGGCCAGGCCGGCTACAACGGCCCCATTCTGCCCAACGGGCAGTTGAATCCACAGTTCGCCCTGCAATTGCAGGGAATGGTCCGCAGTGGGCAGAAGATCCAGGCGATCA
This genomic interval from Arthrobacter sp. FW306-2-2C-D06B contains the following:
- a CDS encoding acyl-CoA thioesterase, with protein sequence MSELPSHSVTLRFLASPTDVGHSGSVDAGTVLEWVDKAAYAAAVGWSKSYCVTAYVGNIHFADPVNSGDMVEVEATIVYTGRSSMHIRTTVSSGDPKGGPATMRSQCLVIFVAVGADGRPVPVPQFEPSTPEEIEHRDNALARIAVREKIVEAMNAQEYTDAGTAERVVLRFMAAPTDVNWGGKVHGGIVMKWIDEAAYVCASRYCGKDTVAVFSGGVRFYRPLLIGDVVEVEARLVYTGHKGMHIAVHVRSGNPKSREMNLTTYCLTVMVARDETGTSVPIPHWEPETGEDRRLHAHARELLEIRGRAPGNRMPDHLLNGG
- a CDS encoding TfoX/Sxy family protein; its protein translation is MLAEEWFNALIDEFRAVPGVSVPGEPGQHGFGSSALKVHGSIFAMVSGGRLVVKLPRDRVSALIGTGAGAPFDAGKGRAMKEWLTVMADDQESRLTLAREALDFVGSAHH
- the dnaB gene encoding replicative DNA helicase, coding for MSVTHLDSIEGGRTSDASRKPPQDIPAEQSVLGGMMLSKDAIADVVEIVRGHDFYRPAHETIYESIIDLYGRGEPADAVTVSDELTKRGEINRIGGPAYLHELIQTVPTAANAGYYAEIVAERAVLRRLVNAGTKIVQMGYGQDGEVEDLVNQAQAEIYAVAERRTAEDYVALKDVMESTVDEIEASGHRGEGMTGVPTGFYELDELTHGLHPGQMIVIAARPAVGKSTFALDFARSAAIKHNLATVMFSLEMGRNEIAMRLLSAEATIGLQDLRKGTIKDEQWSKIATTMGRMNDAPLFIDDSPNMSLMEIRAKCRRLKQQHDLKLVILDYLQLMSSGKKVESRQQEVSEFSRALKLLAKELQVPVIALSQLNRGSEQRQDKRPMVSDLRESGSIEQDADMVILLHREDVYDKESPRAGEADILIAKHRNGPTKDIVVAFQGHYSRFANMAGETGGGGF